TATGTAAGTGTATGATATGTTCAAAAGAGGAAATAGTGCAACATGTACATTAATATTTGTTTTTGTCCAGTTATTATTTGTATACTCTTGGGTGCTGGTTcctgtttttctatgttttttgttgaaatataaaacGCTATTCAATTAAACTGTAACTTTTCAGAAATTATGAGGAAATTACCGTTTCTGTAAGTTCTGTAATAggggaaatacatttatttaaaacAACCCTTTGTTCTCATTTCATATTTTAAAAATCATTCTGATTACTGAAATCATTAGAGAATTGGAAACTGCTATTATCACATGACAGAAGAAGCCAGTGTACTTCCTTATGTAGGAGTGATTTGGTCAGAGTAACCAGGTGGGACGACGCAGACCCGGTGGAGAGCGTGGTGAAACTGAGAAGACACTGGCCGTGTTAGAGAGGATCAAAACCCcaatgtatcatgggtaaattgtgactagCTGATTGATCTACAAATAATGAGTCGTTATtaatgatgcaaggtgatttgtagatcagtcagtcgctTTGATGCTTTCGAACACGGCCACTGGGCGCGTTCGagcggatcacttttgtcaagtcgtTGACTCGTTGGTCACCGCCTTttaaagtgtgttgcattatggttATAACAATTGTCAGACTTGCGACtacatgaactttacaaaaatcatgtgatcaaaggtcatgcagTTTTTTTTAAAGAGGTCGTTACAGTTGCTTCTCACCAACTCCACAATACAGCCATCACTTGCATTGTGGGAGGTGCTGTTTATCAACACTAGgttgtttttgtttgacccacgcAAACGTGGCCAATTATTtaactgaaacaggaaccaatttTGCTGTGATTCAGGGGATACAAATGAAAAGTAATATTAATCTAACCAACGAATTGTACATGTTATGTTTCCAGTTTGttagtgtgtgatatgggggtacAGAAAGGTTTATTTCGACATTTATACAGACAAACCTTTATAAACAATAGCAGCTATGTTgacactgccatgttgatctgagccttgctgttggaaaaccaccaCAGTGTCCGACTTTCAAACAGGAATAACGTGCTTCAGCAAGGTTGGCTTCATAGTATTCATTGCCATGGTTATCAACTGGCAGAAATGGAACATAAATCAAAGAAAATagatgtggtggcagctgcagagaagtacttgtaTGTACAAGATTTTACAGCAAAAGAGTTACAAGGTGTGTTGAGCAACAGTGTTCCGTCCTCCCAGGCTGCCAGCCTGGGGTAGGCTCAGATAGAGCCAAAGTAGtggaatagtggtgaggttttaattgGTGTAGGTTTAGTTAGTTAGTTGGCAGGGCACATTGTTTtcttctcttttccccctcctttTTTCCCATCCCTTTTTGTttcacaaagtgtaatgaattcacACTCCATAACAGTAGGCTGACACAGCCCACACAgaaggtggcggcatgcacctctaACGTATGTTTGCAGACagccataataccatagaaggaGAAGAAAAAGTAGTAGTCAGGTAGGGGAACGAGAAGGAGGAGCACGTGAGCAATCTGACAAGTTTGGCTGGTCTGTTGCTCCTTTCCATTCTGGCTCTGCAGTAGAATTCTGCAGTTTGTATCGTCTGTGGCGTGCTGAGCTGTGGAGAGAGGCCCAGAGTTCTGTTGGGGACCTGTAAGATATTACTTCCATTCTAAAGGTGAGATTTCATTGGAGAGTAACCCCCGAGGAAGTCTGTGTGTGTCCAAGTAACAAACGCCTTCAAACAAACAGGATCAAAGAACTTAAGGACAATCAATCTATAAGCCTTGAGTGTATGCATGTGAGAGATCCTTTCAGTGTTAGGTGTTTTTTCttcctaaatggaagaagctGACACTTGACACTGGGTTGAAGGAGAAGGATCAGGTTTTGTTTTACGTACCACTTTACATACCTCTGTGTGTTCAGTATTACTGTATTCTGAGAAGTTAGCCTAATAAAACAGAATGTACTCTGCCCTCATTGACTAATAAATTGTACTGTGTGTACAGTAggagtgtgtgtggagggagaggaggagcgaCATCGAGATGAAGAGATAAGGAACATGCAGGTAAGAGGGTGCAGTGAGACCGCTCTAACATCAGTAGGGGATTGGCATGGTTCTAGGTGGAATGGGAAACATGTTGCTGAGAATGTGTCTGTCAGATACAGAGCGGTTTCTTAAACACTCATTCATAAAGCACAGATTACTGGTTTAACATTCATATCTTTGCACTTTATCTACCAACAGCGCATGACACCACACAATAGGAACATCTTTAGAAGTTAATAATAGGCCTACAATATTAACTTATTCTTCCCCAGAAGTGCCAGATTAATGGAATAGTTTGCCAGACCCAACCCCATTGTACCCAGCTACTCAAGGTAATGTTTGTTGTTGTGGTCACCGATCTTCAATACATTTACTGGTGCAGACCAAAAAATACATGATTTGTGTTCTAAGCAAAACAAATTGATGATAACTACAGTCAACTTTTAGAGGGGTGGATCAAGTGGTATGGTTTCAGAGATACTGAAGACCTCTATCGCAGGGTCTGCAgtctagagcagtgtttcccaactccagtcctcgagtacccccccaacagcacacatttttgctGTAGTCCcagacaaactcacctgattcaactcactgagggcttgatgattagttgacaagttgaatcaggtgtgcttgtccggggctaTAACAGAAATATGTGCTGTAGGGTAcactcgaggactggagttgggaaacactggtctagAGGAAGCCCAGCACGACCCCCTAGCAACTGGGATCTTTATTTAAAGATGACATGCATTGTTCCCCTCTACCAGCTGTTGCTGTGTGTGATAGGCTCTGTCTGAGTATTCTTCCAAACAATAGTTTGTTGACAGCTGTGgagatgtacagtggcttgcaaaagtattcaccccccttggcatttttcctattttgttgccatacaacctggaattaaaatagatgtttggggggtttgtatcatttgatttacacaacatgcctaccactttgaagatgcaaaatcttttttgtgaaacaaacaagaaataagacaaaaaacagaacttgagcatgcataactattcattccATGCaccatccattattccttcaattctgaccagtttcccagtccctgccgattaaaaacatccccacagcatgatgctaccaccaccatgcttcactgtggggatggtgtctcggggtgatgagaggtgttgggtttgcgccagacatagcgttttccttgatggccaaaaagctcaaatttagtctcatctgaccagagtaccttcttccatatgtttggggagtctcccacatgccttttgggaaCACCAAAAcgtttttgcttatttttttcttgaagcaatggcttttttctggccactgttccgtaaatcccagctctgtggagtgtacggcttaaagtggtcctaaggacagatactccaatctccgctgtggagctttgcagctccttcagggttatctttggtctctttgttgcctctgattaatgccctccttgcctggtccgtgagttttggtgggcggccctctcatggcaggtttgttgtggtgccatattctttaaacatttttataatggatttaaaggtgctctgtgggatgttcaaagtttcagatatttttttataacccaaccctgatctgtacttctccacaactttgtccctgtttggagagctccttggtcttcatggtgccgcttgcttggtggtgccccttgcttagtggtgttgcagactctgggggctttcagaacaggtgtatacaggaagggaaaaaagtacttgatcccctgctgattttgtatgtttgcccactgacaaagacatgatcagtctataattttaatggtaggtttatttgaacagtgagagacagaataacaaaaaaaattccagaaacacatgtcaaaaatgttataaattgatttgcattttaatgagggaaataagtatttgacccctctgcaaaacatgacttagtacttggtggcaaaacccttgttggcaatcagaggtcagacgtttcttgtagttggccaccaggtttgcacacatctcaggagggattttgtcccactcctcttcccagatcttctccaagtcattaaggtttcgagcctgacgtttggcaactcgaaccttcagctccctccacagattttctatgggattaaggtctggagactggctaggccactccaggaccttaatgtgcttcttcttgagacactcctttgttgccttggccatgtgttttgggtcattgtcatgctggaatacccatccacgactcattttcattgccctggctgagggaaggaggttctcacccaagatttgatggtacatggcgccgtccagcgtccctttgatgcggtgaagttgtcctgtccccttagcagaaaaacacccccaaagcataatgtttccatctccatgtttgacggtggggatggtgttcttggggtcataggcaacattcctcctcctccaaacacggagagttgccaaaagagctcaattttggtctcatctgaccacaacactttcacccagttctcctctgaatcattcagatgttccttggcaaacttcagacgggcctgtatatgtcctttcttgagcagggggaccttgcgggcgctgcaggatttcagtccttcacggcgtagtgtgttaccaattgttttcttggtgactatggtcccagctgccttgagatcattgacaagatcctcccgtgtagttctgggctgattcctcaccgttctcatgatcattgcaactccacgaggtgagatcttgcatggatccccaggccgagggagattgacagttattttgtgtttcttccatttgcgaataatcgcaccaactgttgtcaccttctcaccaagctgcttggcgatggtcttgtagcccattccagccttgtgtaggcctacaatcttgtccctgacatccttggagagctctttggtcttggccatggtggagagtttggaatctgattgattgattgcttctgtggacaggtgtcttttatacaggtaaaaagctgagattaggagcactccctttaagagtgtgctcctaatctcagctcattacctgtataaaagacacctgggaaccagaaatctttctgattgagagggggtcaaatacttattttcctaattaaaatgcaaatcaatttataacattcttgacgtgtttttctggatttttttgttgttattctgtctctcactgttcaaataaacctaccattaaaattatagactgatcatttctttgtcagtgggcaaacatacaaaatcagcaggggatcaaatacttttttccctcactgtatatatactgagatcatgtgacagatcatgtgacacttagattgcacacaggtggacttatttaactaattatgtgacttctgaaggtaattggttgcaccagatattatttaggggcttcgtagcaaagggggtgaatacatatgcacgcaccacttttccgttatttattttttagaattttttgaaacaagttatttttttcatttcacttcaccaatttggactattttgtgtatgtccattacatgaaatccaaataaaaatcaatttaaattacaggttgtaatgcaacaaaataggagaaacgccaagggggttaaatacttttgcaaggcactgtataacattctgtgttgtgattggctgcATCCTGGGGTTTTGTGAGTGCAGTGGGAGGGGCCACTACTGTTGACTTATAATATCCCTGAGTCAACCACAGCACTTTAAAGTGATTTGTGTGAGTTGAAGTATCAGTGCCATAGGGGTAGTTTCTCTGTAGGAGGTCAATGATCTGACAGAGAGGTGCTCCCTCTGTCTTTGAGGTAACTGTATTTATATTGATTGCTTGCCTGtatgctgtctctctcctctgatgGTGTGTAAGTTGCTATCTGATGTGATGCTGTTTCTCCTTTTTCTGCTGGACATCCAGGACTTTAGGGCACCAGGGTTCAAGTGACACCCCCATGGGAACTGGAAGAAGATGGAATCATATCAGCCACACAGCAACATCCTGTCAGCTTTTAGGGACTTGTGTATAGGGAACAGTATGATCCTGGACTGAAGGCATCTGAAGAAAAGGCTGGATAAAGACAGGAGTCAAGGACAAACAAGCCCACTCGTGCTACCTCCCAACCCCACCTCCAGCATGCCTGTGGAGACCCTCCAGCCTGGCCTAAGACGGCCGGTGGCCGTGAGGGCTGCTGCTGCTGGAATGCCCAACCGCCTTCTCATGCCCAACCGCCTCCTCCTACAACCAAGAACAGCGGCAGCAGCTGAGCCCAGGCAGAGCGCAGTGGAGAGGCTGGCAGCAGACAAGGCTAAATATGTCAAGAGCCAGGTGGCCCTCTCCAAGCAGCAGCCAATCAAAGTGCCTCCGCCTGTCATGCGCAAGCCTCTGATGTCCCCGGCCCCCGCCCTGCGGCCCACCCGTAAGGCCCAACCGCCTCGCCCTAACTACACCCAGCAAGGGAGTTCCCCACTGGACCTGGAGCACCTGAGTAACCTGATCAACGGGGTGGGTGAGGCTGAAATTCCCCCCACCTCCCCTACCACCCCCACCATGGACCCAGTGGAGAGTAGTCAGGCCTCTGACTGCCCCACCACTACcaactctccctgtccctctccagtCTCTGCTGGGTCGGGGGCTGCTGAGAGTATCCAGACCCCCTGTCCTGAGTGGTCCACCCCAGTCAAAGTAAGGGTAAATGCCTCTGGCCCACTAAATCCTACAGAGTCTCCTACTGCAGTGACCATACGTAGATTGGACGTCATACCCCAACCCCACCACACCATGCCAGTGAGGACGCCCCTTAGAGCACAGCAGCAGCCCATGGCTCTGCATCCACAC
This portion of the Coregonus clupeaformis isolate EN_2021a chromosome 24, ASM2061545v1, whole genome shotgun sequence genome encodes:
- the LOC121537215 gene encoding protein FAM110A-like — translated: MPVETLQPGLRRPVAVRAAAAGMPNRLLMPNRLLLQPRTAAAAEPRQSAVERLAADKAKYVKSQVALSKQQPIKVPPPVMRKPLMSPAPALRPTRKAQPPRPNYTQQGSSPLDLEHLSNLINGVGEAEIPPTSPTTPTMDPVESSQASDCPTTTNSPCPSPVSAGSGAAESIQTPCPEWSTPVKVRVNASGPLNPTESPTAVTIRRLDVIPQPHHTMPVRTPLRAQQQPMALHPHTQIHNAMSSLRLHHPRTTYTPGHASPKPVPAPPPQNYTPTPTSPSTPIQLPSNPPILPPSPSVTRLSSGTSRKRPSLTRSKSDMSDRYSRASTELERFFNLCGLDPSEMEVLKGPGSDIASLAQFRSASAPGSECAGQEGEEEGGAAEPAPYGISVIERNARVIKWLYGIRTSKDSARSTNL